One segment of Meriones unguiculatus strain TT.TT164.6M chromosome X, Bangor_MerUng_6.1, whole genome shotgun sequence DNA contains the following:
- the LOC132650120 gene encoding LOW QUALITY PROTEIN: uncharacterized protein LOC132650120 (The sequence of the model RefSeq protein was modified relative to this genomic sequence to represent the inferred CDS: inserted 3 bases in 3 codons; deleted 1 base in 1 codon; substituted 2 bases at 2 genomic stop codons): MGQTVATPLSLTLDHFSEVKYRAHNLSVEVRKAKWQAFCSLEWPAFQVGWPPEGTYHLDTILAVKTKTLQAEGGHPDQVPYVLTWEDIVRHPPPWVRPLVLPTETPSTTVCAVKEEQKKKVLTSPEADLLFFDLLPPYLPAMAPTPATVSPSALPPQTPSAPQTPPEVPLHSPADTAQNERGPATGTRSRRAIQLDLVAFPLRAYGFPEGDGQYPLQYWPFSTADLYNWKAHNAPFSENPQALTDLFESVLFSHQPTWDDCQQLLQTLLTTEERGRVLLEARKNVPGADGRPTVLPDEINNGFPLSRPDWDYNTPEGRQHLKVYRQTLTVGLCGAARRPTNLTKVREVVQGPEESPAAYLERLMDAFRRFTPYDPASDEHRATVAVSFIDQSARVIRRKLQKLEGLQDKSLKDLVQVAEKVFYSRETEEEKEERKQKEQEIERERERDKRQDKKLTKILATVVQESHTERERVPGNCKGPLSKDQCAYCKETEHWRRDCPKRKKKQLDSPATGTRVLTLNNDSDXGGRGSVPLPEPRVTLKVEGKPVHFLVDTGAQHSVLLQDSGAKKEKKSWVQGATGCKQYTWTTRRTVDLGVGRVSHSFLVMPDCPYPLLGRDILTKIGAHIYFNPEGPQVTDKRGDPIHVLTIHLEDEYRLFENLXRGEKDIDWWVKNYPEAWAETAGLGKARKQPPVQIELKPQAAPVAVRQYPMSKEAHDGICPHIQQLLDLGVLKMCQSAWNTPLLPVRKPGSNDYXVQDLREVNKQVMDLYPTXPNPYNLLSSLPPDRAWYTVLDLKDAFFCLQLSPASQDIFAYEWKDPDSGVSGQLTWTRLPQGFKNSPTIFDEALHRDLAHFRATNTQVTLLQYVDDILLAADCQKTCLKATGQLLQELGELSYRASAKKAQICWKQVSYLWYILKEGKRWLLVARKETVFHIPPPRTTKQLREFLGTAGFCRLWIPGFPEMAAPLYALTKGNDFFSWGKDEQAAFDNIKQALMSAPALGLPDVTKPFHLYVAENQGMAKGVLTQKIGPWKRPVAYLSKKLDPVAAGWPTCLRIIAAVAALVKDADKLTLGQDLTVYAPHALESVVRQPPDPWLTNARMTHYQTLLLNNDRITFAPATGLNPATLLPDPEIQPPEHDCLQALAEEQGWRKDLKDQPLPDAEVTYYTDGSSFLENGKRKAGAAVVDGHKVIWAQALPEGTSAQXAELIALTQALTLGKDKKINIYTDSRYAFATAHVHGAIYQQRGLLTSASKEIKNKNEILALLNALLLPTKVSIIHCLVHQKGNSKAAKGNNMADQEAKAATRGSPAPMILTTELPEKEQLKYSENDLEQIQRKQGTVDANVGAWIDSKGKVILPQEDAKRLMAQMHQWTHLGARKLTEIVLQSPYRILNLTALTEKVTQTCIPCQKVNVGKNFQSSGKRLRGTRPGMHWEVDFTEIKPTRYGNKYLLVFVDTFSGWVEAFPTKKETALVVAKKILEDIFPRFGVPKVIGSDNGPAFVAQVSQEVARFLGTNWKLHCAYRPQSSGQIERMNRTLKETLTKLTMETDGDWVVLLPLALFRVRNTPSLLNLMPFELLYGVPAPLTLLRDPLDITSGNSDLLSRLKGLQLIQKEIWNKVSSAYAPGSLEVPHQFQVGDLVYVRRHRSQNLEPRWKGPYCVLLTTPTAVKVEGIAAWIHASHVKSAPEDSTSDWKIQPSDYPLKLKLVKNVSYG, encoded by the exons ATGGGACAGACGGTGGCTACACCCTTATCTCTCACCCTTGACCACTTCTCAGAAGTGAAATATAGGGCACATAATCTCTCAGTGGAAGTTAGAAAAGCAAAGTGGCAAGCCTTTTGCTCCTTGGAATGGCCAGCTTTTCAGGTTGGATGGCCACCGGAGGGCACCTATCACCTTGACACGATTCTTGCTGTTAAGACTAAGACTCTCCAAGCGGAGGGGGGCCATCCTGatcaggtaccttatgtcctaacCTGGGAGGATATTGTTCGCCATCCACCCCCCTGGGTGCGCCCCCTTGTTCTCCCCACAGAGACTCCATCGACAACTGTTTGTGCCGTTAaggaagagcagaaaaagaaagtgctcacttCTCCAGAAGCAGACCTCCTCTTTTTTGACCTTTTGCCCCCTTATCTGCCAGCCATGGCCCCTACCCCTGCCA CTGTCAGTCCCTCAGCGCTGCCGCCGCAGACACCATCAGCGCCGCAGACACCGCCAGAGGTCCCGCTGCACTCACCAGCTGACACTGCTCAGAATGAACGGGGCCCAGCAACTGGAACGCGAAGCCGCAGAGCAATCCAGCTGGACTTGGTGGCTTTCCCGTTGCGAGCCTATGGATTTCCAGAGGGGGATGGGCAATACCCCCTTCAGTACTGgcctttttccacagctgatctctacaattggaaggctcacaatgcccctttttctgagaacccccaagccttgactgacttgtttgaatctgtccttttctctcaccagcccacttgggatgattgccaacagcttttacagacactcctgactaCCGAGGAGAGGGGACGAGTTCTTCTAGAAGCAAGGAAAAATGTCCCAGGGGCGGATGGGAGGCCTACAGTTCTCCCCGACGAGATTAATAATGGGTTTCCTCTCTCTCGTCCTGattgggattacaatacaccagaGGGTAGGCAGCACTTGAAGGTTTACCGCCAGACTCTAACGGTGGGTCTCTGTGGGGCTGCTCGAAGACCCACCAATTTGACTAAGGTAAGAGAAGTGGTCCAGGGGCCagaggaatctcctgcagcctacttaGAACGGCTGATGGATGCATTCCGCCGGTTTACTCCCTATGACCCTGCTTCAGATGAGCACAGGGCAACAGTagctgtatctttcatagatcagtcAGCTAGGGTTATTCGTAGAaaacttcagaaattagaaggtctgcaggataagtcgttgaaggatttagtgcaagtagcagagaaagtcttctatagtcgagaaacagaagaagaaaaagaagaaaggaaacagaaagaacaggagata gagagagagagagagagagacaagaggcaggataaaaaattgactaagattctggccaccgtagttcaggaaagtcatactgaaagggagagagttcctggcaactgtaagggccctttgtctaaggaccagtgtgcctactgcaaggagacggaacactggaggagggattgccccaaaaggaagaagaagcagctggaTTCTCCAGCCACAGGGACCAGGGTCCTGACCTTAAACAATGACAGCGATTAGGGAGGACGGGGTTCGGTTCCCCTCCCCGAACCCAGGGTAACCCTCAAGGTAgaggggaagccagtccattttctagtggatactggcgctcagcattcagttctgttgcaagactcaggggctaagaaagaaaaaaaatcatgggttcaaggggccactggatgtaagcaatatacatggactacccgaagaacagtggaccttggagtgggccgggtatcccactcgttcttagtcatgcctgactgcccatacccattgctgggacgggatatcctgaccaaaataggagcccacatcTATTTTAACCCAGAAGGCCCACAGGTTACAGATAAAAGAGGGGATCCTATTCATGTGCTTACAATTCACTTGGAAGATGAATACCggctatttgaaaatt aaagaggggaaaaagacattgactggtgggtaaaaaattaccctgaggcctgggctgaaacagctggcttagggaaagcaagaaagcaaccgccagtccagatagagctaaaacctcaggcagccccagttgcagtgcggcagtatccaatgtctaaggaagcccatgatgGGATTTGCCCTCATATACAGCAactccttgacctaggggttttGAAAATGTGTCAATCTGCTTGGAATACTCCATTACTGCCGGTCCggaagcctgggagcaacgatt ctgtgcaagacctgagggaagttaacaaacaggttatgGACTTATATCCAA GTCCCAACCCATATAAcctgctgagctcccttccccctgacagagcctggtatactgttctagaccttaaagatgcattcttttgtcttcaacttagccctgccagccaagaTATTTTCGCTTATGAATGGAAAGATCCCGACTCCGGGGTCTCGGGCCAACTAACATGGACTCGACTTCCCCAAGGATTTAAGaattctcctaccatatttgatgaagccctgcaccgagacttggcacacttccgggccacaaatactcaggtaactcttctccagtacgtggatgacatcttactagcggcagattgtcagaaaacctgtctcaaagccacCGGCCAACTGTTACAAGAATTGGGCGAACTCagctatagagcatcagcaaagaaggcccagatatgctggaaacaggtcagttacctgTGGTACAtactaaaggaaggaaaaagatggttattggtggctagaaaagagactgtgtttcatattccccctccacgaactacaaaacaactgagggaatttcttggtacagcggggttttgccgattatggattcctgggttccctgaaatggcagcccctctgtatgcccttacaaagggcaatgactttttttcctggggaaaagatgaacaggctgcatttgataatattaaacaggctttaatgtcagctccagccttgggacttcctgatgtcactaaaccttttcatctctatgtggccgagaaccagggaatggctaaaggggtgttaactcaaaagattggaccctggaagagaccggtagcttatctatctaaaaagcttgatccagtagcagcaggatggccgacctgccttcggataatagcagcagtcgcggcattggtaaaggatgctgacaagctgaccttgggacaagatcttactgtttatgcccctcatgcccttgagagtgttgtCAGACAGCCACCTGATCCCTGGCTCACGAATGCGCGCATGACTCATTATCAaactttgcttttgaataatgacaggattacttttgccccagcaacggggctaaaccctgccaccctgttaccagatccagagattcagcccccagagcatgaTTGCTTGCAGGCGTTGGCagaagaacagggatggcgaaaggacttaaaagaccagcctctgccagatgctgaggtgacatattacacagatgggagtagctttttggaaaatggaaaaagaaaagcgggagcagcggtggtggatggacacaaggtaatatgggcccaagcactgcctgaaggcacctctgctcaatgagcagaactaattgccttaactcaagcattaactttggggaaagacaaaaagataaacatctacactgacagcaggtatgcctttgctacggcccatgtgcacggggccatctaccaGCAGAGAGGCCTATTGACGTCAGccagtaaagaaattaaaaataaaaatgaaatcttggccttgctcaatgccttactactgcccaccaaggtaagcataattcactgccttgtacatcagaagggaaattccaaggcagcaaagggaaataacatggctgatcaggaggctaaagcagctactagaggaagtcctgctccaatgatattaactactgaattgccagagaaggaacagctaaaatactcagagaatgacctggagcaaatacagagaaaacaagggacagtcgatgctaatgtgggagcatggattgactccaaaggtaaggtcattttgccacaggaagatgctaagagacTAATGGCGCaaatgcatcaatggactcatttaggggcaaggaaattgactgaaattgttctccaatctccttaccgaatactaaacctcactgctctaaccgaaaaagtgactcagacatgtatcccttgccaaaaggtaaatgtagggaagaatttccaaagctCGGGAAAACGGTTAaggggaactagacctggaatgcattgggaagtggactttACCGAGATCAAGCCGACcaggtatggaaataaatatcttctagtctttgtagataccttctcaggatgggtggaagcttttcccaccaagaaagagactgctctggttgtagccaagaagattttagaagacatttttcccaggtttggagttccaaaggtaatcgggtcagacaatgggccagccttcgttgctcaggtaagtcaggaggtggccagatttttggggactaattggaaattacattgtgcatatagaccccaaagttcaggacagatagaaagaatgaatagaactctaaaagagacccttactaaattgaccatggagactgacggtgactgggtggtactcctccctctggctctttttagGGTCAGGAATACTCCTTCCTTGTTGAATCTCATGCCTTTTGAACTATTGTatggagttcctgctcccttgactctcctgagagaccctcttgacataactagtggtaactctgacttgttgtccaggttgaagggactgcaacttattcaaaaagaaatctggaacaaggttagcagtgcatatgcgccaggatccttagaggtgccacatcagttccaagttggagacttggtttatgTACGGCGACACCGTAGTCAAAATTTGGAACCCCGGTGGAAAGGTCCTTACTGcgtcctgctcaccaccccaacggcTGTGAAGGTAGAAGGCATTGCTGCTTGGATCCACGCATCACACGTCAAATCCGCTCCAGAGGACTCCACTTCTGATTGGAAAATCCAGCCCAGTGACTATCCCTTAAAACTTAAACTTGTTAAGAATGTTAGCTATGGGTGA